One genomic segment of Paenibacillus xylanexedens includes these proteins:
- the ssb gene encoding single-stranded DNA-binding protein gives MLNRVILIGRLTRDPELRYTPAGVAVTQFTLAVDRPFTSQGGEKEADFIPVVTWRQLAETCANYLRKGRLAAVEGRIQVRNYENNEGKRVYVTEVIADNVRFLESANRDNSGGGGGQPMREEPSYGGGGRANNNNNSRSNNQDPFSDDGKPIDISDDDLPF, from the coding sequence TTGTTGAACCGTGTCATTCTGATCGGACGGTTAACCCGGGATCCTGAGTTGCGTTACACTCCAGCAGGAGTGGCAGTTACGCAATTTACTTTGGCAGTGGACAGACCGTTTACAAGCCAAGGGGGAGAAAAGGAAGCCGATTTCATTCCGGTCGTAACCTGGAGACAGCTTGCCGAGACCTGTGCGAACTACTTGCGCAAAGGACGCCTGGCTGCAGTCGAAGGACGCATTCAAGTACGGAACTACGAGAATAACGAAGGAAAACGTGTATACGTGACCGAAGTCATTGCCGATAATGTCCGTTTCTTGGAGTCAGCTAACCGTGATAATAGCGGTGGCGGCGGTGGGCAACCAATGCGTGAAGAGCCTTCTTATGGAGGCGGCGGACGCGCGAACAATAACAATAATTCGCGTAGCAACAATCAGGATCCTTTTTCCGATGACGGAAAACCGATTGATATATCGGATGATGATTTGCCATTTTAA
- the rpsF gene encoding 30S ribosomal protein S6 yields MRKYEVMYIIRPDIEQEVVQATVDKFQGIISNGGGEVTAHDVMGKRRLAYEIKKFRDGFYVLVHFTAEPAVVTELERLMKISDEVIRYLITNDVKSA; encoded by the coding sequence ATGCGCAAATATGAAGTGATGTACATTATTCGTCCTGACATTGAGCAAGAAGTTGTTCAAGCTACAGTCGATAAATTCCAAGGCATCATCTCCAACGGCGGTGGTGAAGTTACAGCTCACGACGTTATGGGTAAACGCCGTCTTGCGTATGAGATCAAGAAATTCCGTGATGGTTTTTATGTTCTGGTACATTTCACTGCTGAACCAGCAGTTGTAACTGAACTTGAGCGTCTCATGAAGATTTCTGACGAAGTAATTCGTTATCTCATTACCAACGACGTTAAGTCTGCTTAA
- a CDS encoding ParB/RepB/Spo0J family partition protein, with the protein MSKRLGKGLDALIPSLSINDDDKVVEIPISQLRANPYQPRKVFDEGAIHELAESIRQHGVIQPIIVRPVLRGYEIIAGERRFRASQYCGNATVPAVVRNFSDQQVMEIALIENLQRENLNAMEVAVAYQGLMDQFALTQEELSVKVGKSRSHIANFLRLLSLPEEVKDHVSRGTLSMGHARAIVGVKDEVMVKQLAKQTIDQQWSVRELEEAVQQLDRSKTGESKAKSKLKKKDPFIDTLEESLRERFKTTVKIKHNKDKGKIELNYYSQQDLERLLELLQ; encoded by the coding sequence ATGAGTAAGCGGCTTGGAAAAGGTCTTGATGCCCTCATTCCTTCGCTTTCAATTAATGACGATGATAAAGTCGTAGAAATCCCGATTAGTCAACTGCGGGCTAACCCCTATCAACCACGTAAAGTATTTGATGAGGGCGCAATACATGAACTGGCTGAGTCCATTCGTCAGCATGGTGTCATACAACCCATTATTGTTCGTCCTGTATTACGAGGTTATGAGATTATCGCCGGAGAACGACGGTTCAGAGCTTCGCAATATTGTGGTAATGCCACGGTACCGGCTGTAGTCCGCAACTTCAGTGATCAGCAGGTAATGGAGATTGCATTGATCGAGAACCTGCAACGGGAGAATCTGAACGCCATGGAAGTTGCAGTTGCTTATCAGGGGTTAATGGATCAATTCGCGTTGACTCAGGAAGAGTTGTCTGTAAAAGTAGGTAAATCACGTTCTCACATTGCTAACTTCTTGCGTCTGTTATCATTACCCGAAGAAGTAAAAGACCATGTTTCACGTGGAACATTATCTATGGGACATGCACGTGCGATCGTGGGTGTGAAGGACGAGGTTATGGTGAAGCAACTTGCGAAACAGACCATTGATCAGCAATGGAGTGTACGTGAGTTGGAGGAAGCTGTTCAACAACTGGATCGCTCCAAAACAGGTGAGTCTAAAGCCAAATCGAAGTTGAAAAAGAAAGATCCATTCATTGATACATTGGAAGAATCTCTTCGTGAACGTTTCAAAACCACAGTGAAAATTAAGCACAATAAAGATAAAGGTAAAATTGAGCTCAACTACTACAGCCAACAGGATCTGGAACGGCTATTGGAATTGTTACAATAA
- the noc gene encoding nucleoid occlusion protein, whose product MKEQFSKLFGLAERNNGDEIKQIPVNEIVSSPYQPRTIFDDDKIDELLQTIKTHGVIQPIVVRVRNGSYEIIAGERRWRAVRKLGLDTIPAIVREFNDSQAASIALIENLQREGLTSIEEAVAYQKLIDLHQLTQESLAQRLGKSQSTIANKIRLLQLPDGIKAALMERKISERHARALLSLDTEELQMKLLGEIIEKELNVKQTEARVAFYKESSKIKKSRRVSFTKDVRLALNTIRQSIDMVTGSGLDIKTKEADHEDHYEIVIHIPKRK is encoded by the coding sequence ATGAAAGAACAATTTTCGAAGTTGTTTGGTTTGGCGGAGCGCAATAACGGAGATGAGATCAAACAGATTCCGGTTAATGAAATTGTGAGCAGCCCATATCAACCCCGTACTATTTTTGATGATGATAAAATTGATGAGTTGTTGCAGACGATCAAAACACATGGTGTAATTCAGCCTATTGTCGTTCGCGTGCGAAATGGATCATATGAGATTATTGCCGGGGAACGTCGCTGGCGTGCAGTCCGAAAATTGGGTTTGGATACGATTCCGGCTATTGTGCGTGAATTCAACGACTCTCAGGCCGCATCCATTGCACTGATTGAGAACTTGCAGCGTGAAGGATTGACCTCAATTGAGGAAGCTGTCGCTTATCAGAAGCTGATCGACTTGCATCAATTGACACAGGAAAGTCTGGCACAACGACTCGGCAAAAGCCAGTCAACCATCGCGAACAAAATTCGTTTGTTACAGCTTCCGGACGGCATTAAGGCCGCATTGATGGAACGCAAAATTTCTGAACGGCATGCAAGAGCATTACTTTCTCTGGATACGGAAGAACTGCAGATGAAGTTGCTCGGTGAGATTATCGAAAAAGAATTGAATGTGAAACAGACAGAGGCACGTGTTGCCTTCTACAAGGAATCTTCCAAGATTAAAAAATCTAGACGTGTTTCCTTTACCAAGGATGTAAGGCTCGCACTTAATACAATTCGCCAATCCATTGATATGGTAACTGGCTCTGGTCTGGACATCAAAACCAAAGAAGCAGACCATGAGGATCATTATGAGATCGTTATCCATATTCCAAAACGCAAATAA
- a CDS encoding M15 family metallopeptidase: MNTSKRKGKQRKKSSLKAWIIATLLLSIIYVWLQQKGDIDNMWPGTTIQEALPITGLHPVVAENEKLLVRKAARRGIEIIITHGYRSSEEQDALFNQGRSSAGNIVTNARGGESYHNYGLAIDFALRTPEGDVVWDMERDDNGNGKADWMEVVDLAKELGFTWGGDWANFPDYPHLQMDFDLSINELKRGKRPPDSQ; this comes from the coding sequence ATGAATACATCAAAACGTAAAGGCAAACAGAGAAAAAAGAGCAGTCTGAAAGCCTGGATTATAGCTACTCTTTTACTTTCCATTATATATGTATGGTTACAGCAAAAAGGTGATATAGATAACATGTGGCCCGGGACAACAATCCAAGAAGCTCTGCCAATTACCGGCCTACATCCTGTGGTAGCAGAGAATGAGAAATTATTGGTACGTAAGGCAGCCAGACGTGGAATAGAGATTATCATCACCCACGGCTACCGAAGTTCCGAGGAACAAGATGCACTATTTAACCAAGGACGCTCAAGCGCAGGCAATATCGTTACTAATGCGCGTGGTGGTGAGTCATATCATAACTACGGATTAGCAATTGATTTTGCATTGAGGACGCCTGAGGGTGATGTGGTGTGGGATATGGAACGGGATGATAACGGCAATGGCAAGGCAGACTGGATGGAAGTTGTGGATCTCGCTAAAGAGTTAGGTTTCACTTGGGGTGGAGATTGGGCAAACTTTCCGGACTATCCTCACTTGCAGATGGATTTTGATTTGAGTATTAATGAGTTAAAACGTGGTAAAAGACCTCCTGACTCTCAGTAA
- the rpsR gene encoding 30S ribosomal protein S18, whose protein sequence is MGFKQREGGDNDKRPARRGGRNKRRKVCFFTANKITHIDYKDTDLLRKFISERGKILPRRVTGTSAKYQRMLTIAIKRSRQIALLPYTTE, encoded by the coding sequence ATGGGCTTCAAGCAAAGAGAAGGCGGAGACAACGATAAAAGACCGGCACGTCGTGGCGGCCGTAATAAACGTCGTAAAGTGTGCTTCTTCACAGCTAACAAAATTACTCACATCGATTATAAAGATACGGACTTGCTTCGTAAATTTATCAGCGAACGTGGAAAAATTTTGCCACGCCGTGTAACAGGTACTAGCGCTAAATATCAACGCATGCTGACGATTGCAATCAAACGCTCCCGTCAAATCGCATTATTGCCATACACAACTGAGTAG
- a CDS encoding aminotransferase class V-fold PLP-dependent enzyme: MEGVIYLDHAATSWPKPPAVGDAMLSALEIAGANPGRGSHRMAVQASRVLFEARKSISNIFGIKNANDIAFGSNTTEALNLAIQGSLREGDHVIATMAEHNSVRRPLEYMRRLRNVEIDYVPVNASGAIDLMQMERMFRSNTRLVVCTHSSNLLGSILPIGEISLLCRKHQAILLVDAAQSAGVIPVNVQQLGMDMLAFPGHKGLLGPQGTGGLYIAPELDIEPLLHGGTGSQSEALEQPKVRPDRYEAGTPNTVGIAGLNAGVKHVLEMTPAFIYQHEWELTQHIMDGLSSVKGIRMLGPEIGQPRTGLVSFTVDGYDSAQLAFRLDRNYGIAVRSGFHCTPLAHESAGTTATGAVRASVGYNSTREHVEALVKAVLELTGAD; this comes from the coding sequence GTGGAGGGAGTTATCTATCTAGATCATGCAGCAACATCTTGGCCCAAACCACCTGCTGTCGGTGATGCGATGTTGAGTGCATTGGAGATTGCCGGAGCTAATCCTGGCAGAGGAAGTCACCGTATGGCTGTTCAGGCAAGTCGTGTATTGTTCGAGGCGAGAAAATCCATATCCAATATCTTTGGAATCAAAAATGCGAATGATATTGCATTCGGATCAAATACGACAGAAGCGCTAAATCTAGCTATTCAAGGCTCGCTCAGAGAGGGCGACCATGTGATTGCCACCATGGCTGAACATAACTCAGTCAGACGACCACTAGAGTATATGCGCAGACTCCGAAATGTGGAGATTGATTATGTACCTGTTAATGCTTCGGGAGCCATTGATCTGATGCAAATGGAACGTATGTTTCGTTCCAATACCAGATTGGTGGTATGTACACATAGTTCGAATCTGCTTGGCAGTATTCTTCCTATTGGAGAAATTTCGCTCCTATGTCGTAAACATCAGGCGATCTTATTGGTAGATGCAGCTCAGAGTGCTGGGGTTATACCTGTGAATGTACAACAATTGGGCATGGATATGTTGGCTTTTCCAGGGCATAAAGGACTGCTTGGTCCTCAGGGTACAGGGGGCTTGTACATTGCTCCAGAGCTCGATATAGAGCCTTTACTTCATGGAGGAACAGGAAGTCAGTCAGAAGCTCTGGAGCAGCCAAAGGTGCGTCCTGATCGGTATGAAGCGGGGACGCCGAATACAGTCGGGATCGCAGGGCTGAATGCGGGTGTGAAACATGTACTTGAGATGACACCCGCGTTCATCTACCAACATGAGTGGGAACTGACCCAACATATAATGGATGGGCTGTCATCCGTTAAGGGTATACGAATGCTTGGTCCAGAGATTGGACAGCCACGCACTGGATTAGTATCTTTTACTGTAGATGGGTATGATTCAGCACAACTGGCCTTCCGTTTAGATCGGAATTATGGGATTGCGGTTCGCTCCGGTTTTCATTGCACACCGCTTGCACACGAATCTGCTGGTACAACCGCTACCGGAGCAGTAAGGGCCAGTGTGGGGTACAATTCAACTAGAGAACATGTGGAAGCACTCGTTAAGGCAGTGTTGGAATTGACTGGGGCAGACTAG
- the yyaC gene encoding spore protease YyaC, giving the protein MNPTSRSFSSQDMTSLKIPHTDPGIHSAITHRLMFHLYKAHSLQNVVIVCIGTDRSTGDCLGPLVGSALSKWDSPLFHLYGTLDEPVHAMNLQDTLHNIQKTHHNPYVIGIDACLGQSSSVGCIQVVNGPLKPGAGVNKELPPVGDIHLTGIVNVGGFMEYFVLQNTRLSLVMRMSEIISSSLYSAIREWHTRSTLLAVPE; this is encoded by the coding sequence ATGAATCCTACTTCGCGTTCCTTTTCATCACAAGACATGACCAGTTTGAAAATCCCCCATACCGATCCAGGTATTCACTCGGCCATTACCCATCGTTTAATGTTCCATCTCTATAAAGCCCATTCTCTGCAAAATGTAGTGATTGTCTGCATCGGCACAGATCGCTCAACAGGCGACTGCCTTGGTCCTCTGGTCGGATCAGCCCTTTCCAAGTGGGACAGCCCTTTATTCCATCTATATGGTACCTTGGATGAACCAGTCCATGCGATGAACCTGCAAGATACACTCCATAATATACAGAAAACACACCATAACCCTTATGTGATTGGCATTGACGCCTGTCTTGGACAATCATCCAGTGTGGGATGCATTCAAGTTGTGAATGGTCCACTCAAGCCGGGTGCGGGGGTAAATAAAGAATTACCGCCGGTCGGCGATATCCATCTGACAGGTATCGTTAACGTCGGCGGCTTTATGGAATACTTTGTTCTACAGAACACACGGCTCAGTCTTGTTATGCGCATGTCCGAGATTATATCCAGCAGTCTGTACTCGGCCATCCGGGAATGGCATACACGTTCTACTCTGCTTGCTGTGCCAGAGTAA
- a CDS encoding YjzC family protein yields MGEKTEFEPGDKAPNDGEYTEVGEKSFVTEIQNPKRVTLQKGEAFPETSNHNRKWKKLTKARVH; encoded by the coding sequence ATGGGTGAAAAAACCGAGTTTGAACCAGGAGACAAAGCCCCAAACGATGGAGAGTATACGGAAGTTGGGGAAAAAAGCTTTGTCACGGAAATTCAGAACCCTAAGCGGGTAACGCTGCAAAAAGGTGAAGCTTTTCCCGAAACAAGCAATCATAATCGCAAGTGGAAGAAGCTGACCAAAGCCCGCGTCCATTAA
- a CDS encoding ABC transporter ATP-binding protein, which produces MNTELLEVRNLTTSFRIEDDYYAAVDHVNLTVKKNEVLAIVGESGSGKSAFAFSLMGLHNKAKIEGQILYKGQDIANISPSKLNKLRGKEMGMIFQDPLSALNPLMIIGEQIEEILTLHQSKLSSREKREKVIHLLNQVGIPRPEQIYKQYPHELSGGMRQRIVIAIAIANKPELLIADEPTTALDVTIQLQILELIRDLKNEINAGIILITHDLGVVAEMADRVAVMYAGEIVEVADIFTLMNDAKHPYTRSLLNSIPTLSEERSKLHVIQGIVPSLKNLPRKGCRFKARIPWISESAHEENPQMHEIAPGHFVRCTCYQHFHFPDQS; this is translated from the coding sequence TTGAATACAGAGCTATTGGAAGTCAGAAATCTAACAACATCATTCAGAATTGAAGATGACTATTATGCAGCAGTGGATCACGTTAACCTTACGGTGAAGAAAAATGAAGTGTTGGCGATTGTAGGTGAATCCGGGTCAGGTAAAAGTGCTTTTGCATTCTCTCTTATGGGTTTGCATAACAAAGCAAAGATCGAAGGCCAGATCCTCTATAAAGGACAAGATATTGCCAACATCTCCCCAAGCAAGTTAAACAAGCTACGCGGCAAAGAAATGGGCATGATTTTTCAGGACCCATTGTCCGCACTAAATCCTCTAATGATTATTGGTGAACAGATTGAAGAGATTCTCACACTTCATCAGTCCAAGCTGTCTTCCAGAGAGAAGAGAGAAAAGGTCATTCACTTATTGAATCAAGTAGGGATTCCACGTCCCGAACAAATATACAAGCAGTATCCCCACGAACTATCTGGTGGTATGAGACAGAGAATTGTTATTGCCATTGCGATTGCCAACAAACCGGAATTACTCATAGCCGATGAACCAACGACGGCGCTTGACGTTACGATTCAACTACAGATTCTGGAGCTGATCCGTGATCTGAAGAATGAAATTAACGCAGGCATTATTCTGATTACACATGATCTGGGTGTCGTAGCTGAGATGGCTGATCGCGTTGCAGTTATGTATGCAGGCGAAATTGTTGAAGTCGCAGATATCTTCACATTGATGAACGATGCGAAGCATCCATATACCCGCTCACTGTTGAACTCTATTCCCACACTGTCTGAAGAAAGATCCAAATTACATGTCATCCAAGGCATCGTACCATCACTCAAAAATCTTCCTCGCAAAGGGTGCAGATTCAAAGCCCGAATTCCATGGATTAGTGAATCGGCTCATGAAGAGAACCCGCAGATGCATGAAATTGCACCAGGTCACTTTGTAAGGTGTACCTGTTACCAGCACTTTCATTTCCCTGACCAAAGCTGA
- a CDS encoding DUF4446 family protein: MAELNELILEQLLWIIGGMALLTVILLIVSIVQGAKLRKFKRKYEAMMAGSGVEDLESLLVNLKIQMDSIEDEHKLQTNQLQVVMQKLTRIQGKVGVKRYNAYGERGSDLSFSMAMINDSQDGMILTGIYNRDGSYVYAKPLKGGESTYTLSPEEKEAITLAQQAE; this comes from the coding sequence ATGGCTGAATTAAACGAGCTGATTCTGGAACAGCTGTTATGGATTATTGGCGGAATGGCATTACTTACGGTGATCTTGCTGATTGTGAGTATTGTTCAAGGGGCAAAGTTACGAAAGTTTAAACGTAAATATGAAGCCATGATGGCTGGCAGTGGAGTAGAGGACCTGGAATCGTTGCTGGTTAATCTGAAAATTCAGATGGACAGCATTGAGGATGAACACAAACTGCAAACGAATCAGCTGCAAGTTGTCATGCAAAAGCTGACCCGCATTCAAGGTAAAGTTGGCGTGAAAAGGTACAATGCATATGGAGAGCGTGGCAGTGATCTGAGCTTCTCAATGGCCATGATTAACGATAGCCAGGATGGCATGATCCTTACGGGGATATATAACCGTGACGGTTCTTACGTATATGCCAAACCTCTTAAAGGGGGAGAGTCCACGTATACTCTGTCCCCAGAGGAAAAGGAAGCTATTACTCTGGCACAGCAAGCAGAGTAG
- a CDS encoding ParA family protein, which translates to MSKIMAVANQKGGVGKTTTSVNLGAGLASLGKRVLLVDIDPQGNTTSGVGINKADVANCIYDVIINEVPPQEAILETQIEGLHIIPATIQLAGAEIELVSTISREVRLKKSLAMVKKNYDYILIDCPPSLGMLTINSLTASDSVIIPIQCEYYALEGLSQLLNTVRLVQKHLNTSLQIEGVLLTMFDARTNLGIQVIEEVKKYFQQKVYQTIIPRNVRLSEAPSHGQSIITYDPRSRGAEVYLELAKEVISYE; encoded by the coding sequence TTGTCTAAGATTATGGCCGTAGCAAATCAAAAGGGCGGTGTGGGGAAAACGACGACATCTGTTAACTTGGGTGCAGGACTAGCTTCACTCGGGAAAAGAGTATTGCTTGTCGATATTGACCCTCAGGGGAATACAACCAGCGGAGTCGGAATCAATAAAGCAGATGTGGCTAATTGTATATATGATGTCATTATTAATGAGGTTCCTCCTCAAGAAGCAATTTTGGAGACTCAGATTGAAGGCCTTCATATCATACCTGCAACGATTCAGCTTGCCGGAGCCGAGATCGAATTGGTGTCCACGATATCACGGGAAGTTCGCCTGAAAAAATCACTCGCCATGGTGAAAAAAAACTATGATTACATACTGATCGATTGTCCACCATCTCTTGGTATGTTAACGATCAATTCGTTGACTGCTTCCGATTCGGTGATTATTCCGATTCAGTGTGAGTATTATGCACTTGAAGGATTAAGTCAGTTGCTCAATACAGTTCGTCTGGTACAGAAACATCTGAATACATCCCTGCAGATTGAAGGGGTATTGCTGACGATGTTTGATGCGCGGACCAATCTGGGGATTCAGGTTATTGAAGAAGTGAAAAAGTATTTTCAACAAAAAGTATATCAAACGATTATTCCGCGTAACGTACGGCTTAGTGAAGCACCATCTCATGGTCAATCCATTATTACGTATGACCCTCGTTCAAGAGGGGCGGAAGTGTATTTAGAGCTCGCAAAGGAAGTGATTTCTTATGAGTAA
- a CDS encoding DUF951 domain-containing protein, with amino-acid sequence MERKSFQLGDIVQMKKQHPCGSNEMEIIRMGMDIRIKCVGCKHSVLIPRAKFEKNMKKVLRSAEDSTES; translated from the coding sequence GTGGAGCGTAAAAGTTTCCAGCTTGGGGATATCGTGCAGATGAAGAAGCAGCATCCCTGTGGCAGCAATGAGATGGAGATCATTCGTATGGGTATGGATATTCGGATTAAGTGTGTCGGATGTAAACACAGCGTGTTGATTCCAAGAGCGAAATTCGAGAAAAACATGAAGAAGGTACTGCGTTCAGCCGAAGATTCCACTGAATCCTGA
- a CDS encoding DUF3343 domain-containing protein has protein sequence MDEWINDWMLIAFDSTQQALRAEMLLEFAEIEIDLFPTPKEITAGCALCIQFPKEDLERVQKIILNEFVEIRGLYFKTEDSYDNIPM, from the coding sequence ATGGACGAATGGATTAACGATTGGATGCTGATTGCATTTGATTCAACCCAGCAGGCACTGCGTGCTGAAATGCTGCTGGAGTTTGCCGAGATAGAGATTGATTTGTTCCCTACACCAAAAGAAATTACAGCAGGGTGTGCGTTATGTATCCAGTTTCCAAAGGAGGATCTGGAGCGAGTGCAAAAGATCATTCTTAACGAGTTCGTAGAGATTCGAGGCCTCTATTTCAAAACAGAAGACAGCTATGATAACATACCGATGTAG
- a CDS encoding mechanosensitive ion channel family protein, with amino-acid sequence MLSFQFAQGDDGGGAVAAVGEALRWTDKVWNKIADPEMWLNIMFSSIRIIIIFIITRIVIKVVYRIIDRSMERKQEGKIRVNPRRFVTVGELLKNATSITCNFIMILLLLSEINIQVGPLLASAGVLGLAIGFGAQGLVKDVITGFFIILEDQFAVGDVIQTGTYKGTVEVIGLRTTKLVSWQGEVHIIPNGAIASVTNYSMSNSLAVVDIPMKADLSLDESVHLVKKSLVGIEERDLNIVKVPDVLGIQSMSTSEYVVRIVAECMPNSRASVERQIQGDVKKTLEYHEMSNQAVLEQAVALEKDEGDGTGGA; translated from the coding sequence ATGTTGTCATTTCAGTTTGCTCAAGGGGATGATGGCGGCGGTGCGGTAGCGGCCGTCGGTGAAGCCCTTCGATGGACGGATAAAGTATGGAACAAAATTGCAGATCCAGAAATGTGGCTTAATATTATGTTCAGCTCAATCCGGATCATCATTATTTTTATCATCACCCGTATTGTCATAAAGGTCGTATATCGAATTATAGATCGTTCCATGGAACGCAAGCAGGAAGGCAAGATTCGCGTGAATCCGCGCAGATTCGTAACTGTAGGGGAACTGTTGAAAAATGCGACCTCCATAACATGTAATTTTATTATGATTCTGCTACTGTTATCTGAGATCAATATCCAAGTTGGGCCGCTACTGGCGAGTGCCGGTGTGCTCGGGCTTGCCATTGGTTTCGGTGCACAGGGTTTGGTCAAGGATGTTATTACGGGTTTCTTCATTATATTGGAGGATCAATTCGCTGTGGGGGATGTTATTCAGACGGGAACCTACAAGGGAACGGTTGAAGTGATCGGACTTAGAACAACGAAACTGGTCAGCTGGCAAGGTGAAGTGCACATTATCCCAAACGGGGCGATTGCAAGTGTAACGAACTACTCCATGTCGAATTCGCTGGCTGTAGTGGATATTCCGATGAAGGCGGACTTGAGTCTCGATGAGTCTGTACATCTGGTGAAAAAGTCTTTGGTCGGGATTGAAGAGCGTGACCTAAATATTGTGAAGGTGCCGGATGTGCTCGGTATACAGTCAATGTCTACATCTGAGTATGTGGTGCGAATTGTGGCTGAATGTATGCCTAACTCTCGTGCTTCGGTGGAACGTCAGATTCAGGGCGATGTGAAAAAAACGCTGGAGTATCATGAGATGAGCAATCAAGCCGTATTGGAACAGGCAGTAGCTTTGGAGAAAGATGAGGGGGATGGCACAGGTGGAGCGTAA
- a CDS encoding ABC transporter ATP-binding protein, which yields MALLEVEGLKIHFPIRGGLLKREIGSVKAVDDVSFSIEQGQTYGLVGESGSGKTTTGRAIIGLNHVTDGKILFNGKNLATERRKNRQLQRDVQMIFQDPYSSLNPKKRVIDIIAEPFRNYERLTATEEKRQVRELLEKVGLSPESIYKYPHEFSGGQRQRIGIARAIALKPKLIIADEPVSALDVSVQAQVLNFMQEIQKELNLTYLFISHDLGIIRHMCDQIGIMYKGRYVEQGTTNDIFENPQHIYTKRLIAAIPDMDPTKREEMVAFRQQVKSEYEHSYRNFFDEEGLAYSLKSISDTHRVALPQKG from the coding sequence ATGGCATTACTCGAAGTAGAAGGGCTTAAGATACACTTTCCGATTCGCGGTGGATTGCTTAAACGGGAAATTGGCAGTGTAAAGGCTGTTGATGATGTTAGCTTCTCCATTGAACAAGGACAGACCTATGGTCTGGTTGGCGAATCAGGTTCAGGAAAGACAACAACAGGCAGAGCCATTATTGGGCTAAACCATGTCACTGACGGAAAGATTCTGTTTAACGGCAAAAATCTGGCTACGGAGCGACGTAAGAACAGGCAGCTCCAGCGGGATGTACAAATGATTTTTCAAGACCCTTATTCATCATTGAATCCAAAGAAGCGGGTTATCGATATTATCGCTGAGCCGTTTCGTAACTATGAGCGTCTTACAGCTACCGAGGAGAAAAGACAAGTAAGAGAATTACTTGAAAAGGTTGGCCTGAGTCCGGAATCAATCTACAAATATCCGCATGAATTCTCCGGCGGACAGCGTCAACGGATTGGCATTGCACGGGCTATTGCACTGAAGCCGAAGCTAATTATCGCGGATGAACCTGTATCTGCACTTGATGTATCGGTACAGGCCCAGGTACTCAACTTCATGCAGGAGATTCAAAAAGAACTAAATCTGACCTATCTGTTCATCAGTCACGATCTCGGCATCATCCGTCATATGTGTGATCAGATTGGAATTATGTATAAAGGTCGATATGTGGAACAGGGCACAACAAATGATATTTTTGAGAATCCACAACACATCTATACCAAACGTCTCATTGCAGCCATTCCGGATATGGACCCAACCAAACGAGAGGAAATGGTAGCCTTCCGTCAACAGGTCAAATCCGAGTATGAACATTCATACCGAAATTTCTTTGATGAGGAAGGGCTTGCATACTCGCTCAAATCCATTTCCGATACTCACCGAGTAGCTCTACCTCAGAAAGGTTGA